CCGTACCGCGCGCACGATCTCGTCGGGCTCCGCCCCTTTCCCGATGAACCCGCTTGCACCTGCCCGCAGGGCAGCCACGACGTACTCGTCCTCTTCGAAAGTCGTCAGGATGAGCACACGCGTCTCGTTGCCGGTTGAAGGGGCACAGATCTTTTCCGTGGCGGCAATCCCGTCGAGTTCCGGCATCCGGATGTCCATGAGCACGACGTCTGGGGCGAACGTGATCGCGGCGGACACCGCCTCGCGGCCGTTCGAGGCTTCGCCTACGAGCTGGATATCGCCGCTGTCGGTCAGGATGTCGCGGATCGCGTGCCGCACGAGAGGCTGATCATCTACGACGAGGACGGTGATCA
The DNA window shown above is from Microbacterium murale and carries:
- a CDS encoding response regulator; the protein is MITVLVVDDQPLVRHAIRDILTDSGDIQLVGEASNGREAVSAAITFAPDVVLMDIRMPELDGIAATEKICAPSTGNETRVLILTTFEEDEYVVAALRAGASGFIGKGAEPDEIVRAVRTIHSGESLLSSAATKALIERSVLQSAQRTAAWDDDRLARLTMREREVLILVAAGRTNQEISAELVISPHTAKTHVNRIMSKVDARDRAQLVILAYESGLISAGA